ACGCCTTCTTCTTCCAGGCACTCGATGAACAGGTCGGATGCTTTTTTCATGCTACAGTCGCCCCCTCAGCAGCGCACCCCATGGTGCGGCTCCAAGTCATGCCGGCGACCCCTCAGCATAATATTAATGCACCGGCTCCCGTCGTAAGGTCGCGAGTCCCTGCTGCACCGGGAAGGGTTTGTAACGAGGGGGGAAGGGGTTGTCATCCGGCGATACGGTAATCCCATTTCCAGCGGTAAGTCGGTCGGTCGATGTTTTGCAAAAGGATTGCAAAGTATAAAACCGACCCTATCCAATCGTTCCAGGGGAGTTTGAATTTCAAAGGGGGCGCAATGCACAAATTGACGATAGCGATGTTCGGCGTAGCGATAATGATCGCGCCTGTCTCGGCATCAGCGAAAGAAAAAGAACCCAAGCCCGTTGAACTGAGTGCAGTTGAACTCGCGGCACTGCAAAAACGAGAAATTCCGGCGGGAGTTGATATAGTCTTCCGTTCGTCCATCTCCGCTTTGCAGGAGATGGGTTATGTCAATATCAACGCGAGCAAGGATGCGGGGACGATCACGGCAGAGACCGATGCGAAATCGAAGCTTGTCTACAATATATTTTGGGGTTTCGGTAAAAAGAAGCTGACCCAACTTGCTTCGGTTTTCGTCGAGCCTATTTCGCCGACCCTGACGCGCATGTCGATAAAATTGCAAACGGTCGAGGCTAAGGCGCGTATGGGTTCATCCTATTCCGACGGCAAGCCGGTTGCATTTGCTGAACCCTATAATGCCTTTTACGCCGACTTCGAAAAGGCGCTGTCGGTGCGGACCGCCGAAGCTGCCGCGCCGGTGGCGGAACCTGCTGCGACGCCAGCTGCGATTCCGGGGGGATCGACGCAATAGATGCCAATTGAATCCGGGTGCGGCGTCGCGTTGGCGCCGCGTCCGGATTGCTCTCAATCGATGTCGAACAGCCCCGCGAGCTGTTCGACCATCGTGCCGCCGAGTTGTTCGGCATCCATGATCGTCACCGCGCGGCTGTAATAGCGCGTCACATCATGCCCGATGCCGATCGCGCAGAGTTCAACGGGCGAGCGATTTTCGATCCATTCGATGACCTGGCGCAGATGCTGGTCCAGATAGGCCCCATGGTTCACCGATAGCGTGCTGTCGTCGACCGGCGCACCGTCGGAGATCACCATCAGGATCTTGCGTTCCTCGGGGCGGCCGATGATCCGGCTGTGCGCCCATGTCAGCGCCTCGCCGTCGATATTTTCCTTGAGCAGCCCTTCGCGCATCATCAGCCCAAGCGACTTGCGCGCGCGGCGATAGGGCTCGTCGGCGGGCTTGTAGATGATGTGGCGCAGATCGTTCAGGCGACCGGGATGCGCCGGGCGGCCTGCGGCGAGCCAATCCTCACGGCTCTGTCCGCCTTTCCACGTCCGCGTCGTAAAGCCGAGGATTTCGGTCTTCACACCGCAGCGTTCGAGCGTGCGCGCGAGGATGTCGGCACTGATCGCCGCGATGCTGATCGGTCGTCCGCGCATCGACCCTGAATTGTCGATCAGCAATGTGACGACGGTGTCGCGGAAGTCGGTGTCGCGCTCGATCTTGTACGACAGCGACTGGCCGGGCGAAACGATCACGCGCGCCAGCCGCGCCGCGTCGAGCTGGCCTTCTTCCTGATCGAAGTCCCACGCGCGGTTCTGCTGCGCCATCAGCCGGCGCTGGAGCCGATTCGCGAGCTTGGTCACCGCGCCCTGCAGATGTGTCATCTGCTGGTCCAGATAGGCGCGCAGACGCGTCAGCTCGTCGGCGTCGCAAAGCTCGGTCGCGGCAATGATTTCGTCATGCTTTTCGGTGAAGCGGACATAGTTGAAATCGGGAATGTCGCTCGGCAGGCGGTTGGGGCGTACCGGCAGCATGCCCTCGTCGCCTTCGCCGCCCATTTCGGGCTCGCCGTCGGCTTCCATTTCCTGCGCGTCGGGGTCGCTGTCGCCGTCGTCGGCTTGATCGCCCGCCATTTCGGCGCGCGCGTCGACCTGGCTTTCGCCGGCGCCGCCGTCTTCGCTTTCCTGCTCTTCCTGGCTTTCTTCGGCCTCGCTCTCGTCCTGCTCGCCGCCGTCCTCGCTGCCTTCTTCGAGCGGCTCGTCGCTGTGGATCAGGTCGAGGTGACGCAGCGCCAGCTTGGCGGTCTCGGCAAAAGCGGCCTGATCGTCGAGCAGCATCGACAGCGCGGTCAGGTCGCCGCCCGCTTCGTTGGTGATCCACTCGCGCACCAGCGACAGGCCGGTTTCGGTCCCCTGCGGCGCCTGTTCGCCGGTCAGGGCCTCGCGCAGCATCAGTTCGAGCGCGCTGGATAGCGGGACATCTTCGCGGTTCTGCGCGCGGCTGATCGGATCGCTACGCATCCGCATCGCGAGGCTTGCGGACAGGTTGCTGCGCATGCCGTCCATATGGCGCGCACCCAGCGCCTCGATCCGCGCGCGCTCCATCGCGTCGAACGCCGCCGCGGCGAGCGGCTCGGCTGGGCGCGCCGACGCGTGCAATTTCTCGCTGTGATGCTTCATGCGCAAAGCATAGGAATCGGCAAAGCCGCGCGCTTCGGCGACCTGATCGGCGGGCAGCGTGCGCGACGGGGTCGGCACCTTGATCGCCTTGCCGATCTGGGCTGGCGCGTCGGCGGTAAAGCCGACCTCGACCTCGGCATCGCGCGTCACTGCACGGGCGACACTCGACAGCGCGGCCTTGAAATCGTCGAGAGGAGATTGGGCAGTCATTTCGAGTCGGCTCTAACCAGCTTTGGCGCGGGAAGGAAGAGGATGAGGGCACGCATATGGGCACACGCATATTAGAATCGTCACCCCGGGCTTGATCCGGGCGAGGAAGACGGATTGAGTGCGGTCATAGCTAA
This sequence is a window from Sphingopyxis sp. USTB-05. Protein-coding genes within it:
- the cobT gene encoding cobaltochelatase subunit CobT, giving the protein MTAQSPLDDFKAALSSVARAVTRDAEVEVGFTADAPAQIGKAIKVPTPSRTLPADQVAEARGFADSYALRMKHHSEKLHASARPAEPLAAAAFDAMERARIEALGARHMDGMRSNLSASLAMRMRSDPISRAQNREDVPLSSALELMLREALTGEQAPQGTETGLSLVREWITNEAGGDLTALSMLLDDQAAFAETAKLALRHLDLIHSDEPLEEGSEDGGEQDESEAEESQEEQESEDGGAGESQVDARAEMAGDQADDGDSDPDAQEMEADGEPEMGGEGDEGMLPVRPNRLPSDIPDFNYVRFTEKHDEIIAATELCDADELTRLRAYLDQQMTHLQGAVTKLANRLQRRLMAQQNRAWDFDQEEGQLDAARLARVIVSPGQSLSYKIERDTDFRDTVVTLLIDNSGSMRGRPISIAAISADILARTLERCGVKTEILGFTTRTWKGGQSREDWLAAGRPAHPGRLNDLRHIIYKPADEPYRRARKSLGLMMREGLLKENIDGEALTWAHSRIIGRPEERKILMVISDGAPVDDSTLSVNHGAYLDQHLRQVIEWIENRSPVELCAIGIGHDVTRYYSRAVTIMDAEQLGGTMVEQLAGLFDID